The following proteins are encoded in a genomic region of Stutzerimonas stutzeri:
- a CDS encoding sensor domain-containing protein: MKVENRPALATVLDLMLDAVCVVDASGRFVYVSAACERIFGYTPDEMIGRSMMDMVAPEDHERTLQAAKLVMSGQPSLHFENRYIRKDGERVDIMWSARWSEDDQLRVGVARDITQRKHSESLQAAVYALSEAAHNTADLTALFEQIHLIVSKLIPATNFFVALNAPGLGRPSFPYYKTSGQAPFPLESVAALCAEVTRTGQALLLSKHRDDLCGHLKTIADTERYCWLAAPLPSRQGSIGAVLLNDSAQNSIYREQDRDLLQFVANQVATAIERKQLYARLERMAQYDELTGLPNRAFLFATLKTALARARRNGERLSLLYLDLNNFKQVNDRHGHGTGDLLLQAFASRLSQHTREADTVARMGGDEFVVLLENSPSEADTAVVVANIRAAMQAPVELAGLSLAIQPSIGIAHFPAHGTDEASLLNHADASMYREKSSQAADGHARTAPREDAVVEPAIDAQDL; the protein is encoded by the coding sequence ATGAAAGTAGAGAATCGGCCAGCCCTGGCCACGGTACTTGACCTGATGCTCGATGCGGTTTGCGTCGTCGACGCAAGTGGCCGCTTCGTTTACGTCAGCGCCGCATGCGAACGCATCTTCGGCTACACGCCGGACGAGATGATTGGCCGCTCGATGATGGACATGGTCGCGCCGGAGGATCACGAACGCACCCTGCAAGCGGCAAAGCTGGTGATGTCCGGTCAACCCAGCCTGCACTTCGAGAACCGCTATATCCGCAAGGACGGCGAGCGGGTCGACATCATGTGGTCTGCACGCTGGTCCGAGGACGATCAACTGCGCGTCGGCGTCGCCCGCGACATCACGCAGCGCAAGCACTCCGAGTCGCTGCAGGCGGCGGTTTACGCGCTCTCCGAGGCGGCGCACAACACCGCCGATCTCACCGCGCTGTTCGAGCAGATCCACCTGATCGTCAGCAAGCTGATCCCGGCGACGAATTTTTTCGTCGCCCTGAACGCACCCGGTCTCGGACGCCCTAGCTTCCCGTACTACAAGACCAGCGGGCAGGCACCGTTCCCGCTCGAATCGGTGGCGGCGCTGTGCGCGGAGGTTACCCGCACCGGGCAGGCGCTGCTGCTGTCCAAGCACCGCGACGATCTGTGCGGCCATCTGAAGACGATCGCCGATACCGAGCGGTATTGCTGGTTGGCCGCACCGCTGCCCAGCCGACAAGGCAGCATCGGCGCCGTGCTACTCAACGATTCGGCACAGAACTCGATTTACCGCGAGCAGGACAGGGACTTGCTGCAATTCGTCGCCAACCAGGTCGCCACGGCGATAGAACGCAAACAGCTGTATGCACGCCTGGAGCGAATGGCCCAATACGACGAGCTGACCGGCCTGCCCAACCGTGCGTTCCTCTTCGCCACGCTCAAGACCGCACTGGCGCGCGCGCGTCGCAACGGCGAACGGCTGTCGTTGCTCTATCTGGACCTGAACAACTTCAAGCAGGTCAACGACCGCCACGGCCATGGCACCGGTGACCTGCTGCTGCAAGCCTTCGCCAGCCGCCTGAGCCAGCACACCCGGGAAGCCGACACCGTGGCCCGAATGGGCGGCGACGAGTTCGTCGTGTTGCTGGAAAACAGCCCCTCGGAAGCGGATACGGCGGTCGTGGTGGCGAACATTCGCGCCGCCATGCAGGCGCCGGTAGAGCTTGCCGGCCTGAGTCTGGCCATTCAGCCGAGCATCGGCATCGCACATTTTCCCGCACACGGAACCGATGAAGCCTCGCTGCTCAACCACGCCGATGCATCGATGTATCGCGAGAAATCGAGCCAAGCCGCCGACGGACACGCGAGAACCGCACCGCGCGAGGATGCGGTCGTCGAACCGGCCATCGATGCCCAGGACCTTTAG
- a CDS encoding imelysin family protein, whose product MLRTPVWATASLLAVAISLAGCGEDKAPAEQAAAPQAAQSEPATSAPAQETLNDEAAQAVVKHYADIAHAVFSDAHSTAVELQKAVDALLANPTDETLQAAKQAWLAARVPYMQSEVFRFGNPVVDEWEGQLNAWPLDEGLIDYVEGDYQHALGNPGATANIIANKELQVGEDKIDVSEITGEKLASLNELAGSEANVATGYHAIEFLLWGQDLNGTNAGAGNRPVSDYIDGEGCTGGNCDRRRAYLKAATELLVSDLDEMVNEWKAGVADNYRASLEKESAENGLRKMFFGMGSLSLGELAGERMKVALEANSPEDEHDCFSDNTHNSHFYNAKGIRNVYLGEYRRVDGSTLSGPSLASLVEGTDPQLNSTLKTDLETTEAKLQALVTSAEQGEAFDQLIGPDNSEGQAKVRAAIAALVQQTGSIEKAAASLGIGDLNPDTADHQF is encoded by the coding sequence ATGCTACGCACCCCCGTCTGGGCCACCGCCAGCCTCTTGGCCGTCGCTATTTCACTCGCCGGTTGCGGCGAAGACAAAGCGCCAGCCGAACAGGCCGCCGCTCCGCAAGCCGCGCAAAGCGAGCCGGCTACGAGCGCTCCCGCACAAGAGACCCTGAACGATGAGGCCGCGCAAGCAGTGGTCAAGCACTATGCGGACATCGCACATGCCGTCTTCAGCGATGCGCACAGCACCGCGGTAGAACTGCAAAAAGCGGTAGACGCGTTGCTCGCCAACCCGACCGACGAGACACTGCAAGCCGCCAAGCAGGCCTGGCTGGCCGCTCGCGTCCCCTACATGCAGAGCGAGGTGTTCCGCTTCGGCAACCCGGTGGTCGATGAGTGGGAAGGCCAGCTCAACGCCTGGCCGCTGGATGAAGGCCTGATCGACTACGTCGAGGGCGACTACCAGCATGCGCTGGGCAACCCCGGCGCCACGGCCAACATCATCGCCAACAAGGAACTGCAGGTCGGCGAAGACAAGATCGATGTCAGCGAGATCACTGGCGAAAAACTGGCCAGCCTGAACGAGCTGGCTGGTTCCGAAGCCAACGTTGCCACCGGGTACCACGCTATCGAATTCCTGCTCTGGGGCCAGGACCTCAACGGCACCAACGCTGGCGCGGGCAATCGCCCGGTGAGTGATTACATCGACGGCGAAGGCTGCACAGGCGGTAATTGCGATCGCCGTCGTGCCTACCTGAAAGCAGCCACCGAGCTGCTGGTCAGCGATCTCGACGAAATGGTCAACGAATGGAAAGCCGGCGTCGCCGACAACTATCGCGCCAGCCTGGAAAAAGAATCGGCCGAGAACGGCCTGCGCAAGATGTTCTTCGGCATGGGCAGCCTCTCGCTCGGCGAGCTGGCCGGGGAGCGCATGAAGGTGGCTCTGGAAGCCAACTCGCCGGAAGACGAGCACGATTGCTTCAGCGACAACACGCATAACTCGCACTTCTACAACGCCAAGGGCATCCGTAACGTCTACCTGGGCGAGTACCGTCGCGTGGATGGCAGCACGCTCAGCGGCCCGAGCCTCGCCTCGCTGGTCGAAGGCACCGATCCGCAACTGAACAGCACCCTGAAGACCGACCTGGAAACGACCGAAGCCAAGCTGCAGGCGCTGGTCACCAGCGCCGAGCAAGGCGAAGCCTTCGACCAGTTGATCGGACCAGACAACAGCGAGGGGCAGGCCAAGGTACGCGCTGCCATCGCCGCGCTGGTTCAGCAGACTGGCTCCATCGAGAAAGCCGCGGCCTCCCTGGGCATCGGTGATCTGAATCCGGATACAGCCGATCATCAGTTCTGA
- a CDS encoding di-heme oxidoredictase family protein — translation MHPFFRAATPLLLAFVLVGCNEQTPRFTQAEAGEALSAGEATVTRFDHNSFSLPSANLTPLRRLDFSVGNSFFRNPWVIAPSSTTARDGLGPLINTNACQNCHIKDGRGRPPQAEGNVVSMLVRLSIPAEAEHSDVLRQRGIAPEPTYGGQLQDMAIPGVAPEGKVRLRYSSRTERFADGFEVELRVPQLEITELGYGPMHPQTQFSVRVAPAMIGLGLLEAIPESALLANADPDDRDGNGISGRPNRVFDQHSGETAIGRFGWKAGQPNLNQQNADAFFNDMGLSTRLFSGSSCTERQPECRAMPHGGEPEVSDHILGLVLFYTRNLGVPARRNVNDPQVLEGKTLFHRAGCQNCHVPTFTTGEAAEPEQSHQVIRPYTDLLLHDMGDGLADHRPEFEASGSEWRTPPLWGIGMTETVSGHTQFLHDGRARNLLEAVLWHGGEAEQAKQYVLGLDHEQRNALLTFLESL, via the coding sequence ATGCACCCGTTTTTTCGCGCTGCCACTCCCCTGCTTCTGGCCTTCGTCCTGGTTGGTTGCAACGAGCAGACGCCACGTTTCACCCAAGCCGAGGCAGGCGAGGCACTATCGGCCGGTGAGGCCACCGTGACGCGGTTCGATCACAACAGCTTCTCGCTGCCCTCCGCCAACCTGACGCCACTGCGACGCCTGGACTTCAGCGTCGGCAATAGTTTCTTTCGCAACCCGTGGGTGATTGCCCCTTCGTCGACCACCGCGCGCGACGGGCTCGGTCCGCTGATCAATACCAATGCCTGCCAGAACTGTCACATCAAGGATGGTCGTGGCCGTCCGCCCCAGGCAGAAGGCAACGTGGTCTCCATGCTGGTGCGGCTGTCGATCCCGGCCGAGGCTGAGCACAGCGACGTTCTCCGGCAGCGTGGCATCGCCCCCGAACCCACCTACGGCGGCCAACTGCAGGACATGGCGATCCCCGGCGTGGCGCCCGAAGGCAAGGTTCGGCTCCGGTATAGCAGCCGCACCGAGCGATTCGCCGATGGTTTCGAAGTCGAACTGCGCGTCCCGCAGCTCGAGATCACCGAGTTGGGCTACGGGCCGATGCATCCGCAAACACAGTTCTCGGTGCGGGTCGCACCGGCCATGATCGGCCTTGGCTTGCTGGAAGCCATTCCCGAGTCGGCACTGCTGGCCAACGCCGATCCGGACGACCGTGACGGCAACGGTATTTCCGGCCGCCCCAATCGCGTTTTCGACCAACACTCAGGTGAGACGGCGATCGGCCGCTTCGGCTGGAAGGCCGGGCAGCCGAATCTGAACCAACAGAACGCCGACGCCTTCTTCAACGACATGGGGCTGTCCACCCGCCTCTTCAGTGGCAGCAGCTGCACGGAACGACAACCGGAATGCCGGGCGATGCCCCATGGTGGCGAGCCTGAGGTCAGCGACCACATTCTCGGGCTGGTGCTGTTCTACACCCGAAACCTCGGCGTACCGGCACGACGCAATGTCAATGATCCCCAGGTGCTGGAAGGCAAGACATTGTTCCACCGCGCCGGCTGTCAGAACTGCCACGTGCCGACATTCACCACCGGCGAAGCCGCCGAACCGGAACAATCCCATCAGGTCATCCGTCCCTATACCGACCTGCTGCTGCACGATATGGGCGACGGGCTTGCCGATCACCGCCCCGAGTTCGAGGCCAGCGGCAGCGAATGGCGCACGCCGCCGCTGTGGGGCATCGGGATGACCGAAACGGTTAGCGGACATACCCAGTTCCTGCATGACGGGCGCGCGCGCAACCTGCTCGAAGCCGTACTCTGGCATGGCGGTGAAGCTGAGCAGGCCAAGCAGTACGTGCTCGGCCTCGATCATGAGCAGCGCAACGCCTTGCTGACTTTTCTCGAATCACTCTAG
- a CDS encoding imelysin family protein, with amino-acid sequence MYPNRLISACTLTALGLLLSACAPSDPFAETSKTLVDEVLHPTYTQWAETNRRMAASSIAFCAGNEELSDAREAFLQAQFAWAGLQPMLIGPMGEGNRAWQVQFWPDKKNLVGRQVTALLKNKPELTQADLENGSVVLQGLSAYEYVLYDKAVDLNDSQTKARYCRLLEAVGEHQQKLTADILQQWEGKDGMVAQLSEFPNERYADSQEAIADLLRVQVTALDGLKKKLGAPLGRQSKGIPQPFQAEAWRSDATLGSIDAALAGAQRLWQGNDDNGLKQLVPAQQAELVKRIDVAYATTRKQIADIMVPFSELITDEAGRARLDELYQQIDALHRLHQSDLARALGVQIGFNAHDGD; translated from the coding sequence ATGTACCCCAACCGCTTGATCTCCGCTTGCACCCTTACCGCGCTGGGGCTGCTGCTCAGCGCCTGCGCACCGTCCGATCCCTTTGCCGAAACCAGCAAGACACTGGTCGATGAGGTCCTGCATCCAACCTACACCCAGTGGGCCGAAACCAACCGTCGCATGGCCGCCAGCAGCATCGCGTTCTGTGCGGGCAACGAGGAACTCAGTGATGCCCGCGAAGCCTTCCTGCAGGCGCAGTTCGCCTGGGCGGGCCTGCAACCGATGCTGATCGGGCCGATGGGCGAAGGCAACCGGGCCTGGCAGGTCCAATTCTGGCCCGACAAGAAAAACCTGGTCGGGCGCCAGGTGACGGCGCTGCTGAAAAACAAACCTGAACTGACCCAGGCCGACCTGGAGAACGGCAGCGTCGTTCTGCAGGGCCTTTCAGCCTACGAGTACGTGCTGTATGACAAGGCGGTCGACCTCAACGACAGCCAGACCAAGGCACGCTACTGCCGCTTGCTGGAGGCCGTCGGTGAGCACCAGCAAAAGCTGACCGCCGACATACTGCAGCAGTGGGAAGGCAAGGACGGGATGGTCGCCCAGCTGAGCGAATTTCCCAATGAGCGTTACGCCGATTCCCAGGAAGCCATCGCCGACCTGCTCCGGGTGCAGGTCACCGCACTGGATGGATTGAAAAAGAAGCTCGGGGCGCCGCTTGGCCGGCAGAGCAAAGGCATCCCACAGCCGTTCCAGGCCGAAGCCTGGCGCAGCGACGCCACGCTCGGCAGCATCGACGCCGCGCTTGCCGGCGCCCAACGGCTCTGGCAAGGCAATGATGACAACGGCCTCAAGCAGCTGGTCCCGGCGCAGCAGGCCGAGCTGGTCAAGCGGATCGACGTCGCCTACGCCACCACGCGCAAGCAGATCGCCGACATCATGGTGCCGTTCAGCGAGCTGATCACCGACGAAGCCGGACGTGCCCGGCTGGATGAGCTGTATCAGCAGATCGATGCACTGCACCGTCTGCATCAGAGCGACCTGGCCCGCGCGCTGGGCGTGCAGATCGGCTTCAACGCTCACGACGGAGATTGA
- a CDS encoding DUF1513 domain-containing protein — MKRRVFLGLGGVLAAASAVGGWTLTQGVEQPMLLSARDDADGRHYAVGYRLDGTRVFATPVNERCHDVYAHPHLPLAVFVGRRPSRESYLIDSRDGTLLQVLASPPDRHFYGHGVFHASGDWFYTTENDTAEAGRGVLGVYRVEERRLVRTDEHATHGIGPHQLLWMPDGETLVIANGGIRTEADSRKMMNLDAMEPSLVLLGRDGTLISKEQLPEQMNSVRHLAVAADGTVVSGQQYEGDPVDRVPLLAIKRPGQPFQAFPVAEAQRQTMNQYTASLAIHDRLRLLAVTAPRGNKVFIWDLDSTALREEIHLPDCAGVAATAQGFVVSSGQGRCRAIDCSGKRFVSTPLQLPAGRWDNHMRLV; from the coding sequence ATGAAGCGTCGTGTCTTTCTCGGTCTGGGCGGGGTCTTGGCGGCAGCATCCGCGGTGGGCGGCTGGACGCTTACCCAAGGCGTCGAGCAGCCCATGCTGCTCTCGGCGCGTGACGACGCCGATGGCCGTCACTATGCGGTGGGCTATCGCCTCGACGGCACGCGCGTGTTCGCCACCCCGGTCAACGAACGCTGCCACGACGTCTACGCCCACCCGCATCTGCCGCTGGCAGTATTCGTCGGGCGCCGACCAAGCCGCGAGAGCTATCTGATCGACAGCCGCGACGGCACGCTGTTGCAGGTGTTGGCCTCCCCGCCCGATCGGCATTTCTACGGTCATGGGGTATTTCATGCCAGCGGCGACTGGTTCTACACCACCGAGAACGATACCGCCGAGGCTGGCCGTGGCGTCCTCGGTGTCTATCGCGTAGAGGAACGTCGGCTGGTGCGCACCGATGAGCATGCGACTCACGGCATCGGCCCCCATCAATTGCTCTGGATGCCCGATGGCGAGACGCTGGTCATTGCCAACGGCGGCATCCGTACCGAGGCCGACAGCCGCAAGATGATGAATCTCGACGCCATGGAGCCGAGTCTGGTGTTGCTGGGTCGCGACGGCACGTTGATCAGCAAGGAGCAATTGCCCGAGCAGATGAACAGCGTACGCCATCTGGCCGTTGCGGCAGATGGCACGGTGGTGTCTGGCCAGCAATACGAAGGTGACCCCGTCGACCGGGTACCGCTGCTGGCGATCAAACGGCCCGGCCAGCCTTTCCAGGCATTCCCCGTGGCCGAGGCGCAACGCCAGACCATGAATCAGTACACCGCGAGCCTGGCGATCCACGACCGGCTGCGGCTGCTGGCCGTAACGGCTCCGCGCGGTAACAAGGTATTCATCTGGGATCTGGATAGCACCGCGCTGCGCGAGGAAATCCACCTACCCGACTGCGCAGGCGTCGCGGCAACGGCTCAAGGGTTCGTCGTCAGCTCGGGCCAGGGCCGTTGCCGCGCCATCGATTGCAGCGGCAAGCGCTTCGTCAGCACCCCGCTGCAACTGCCGGCGGGGCGTTGGGACAACCATATGCGTCTAGTCTGA
- a CDS encoding methyl-accepting chemotaxis protein, with amino-acid sequence MLKKSLRAQLLALIGGSLLAMLLIALGSFSSLSGDISAYKTLLKGPIETSRLIEEANVEFKLQVQEWKNVLLRGKAPEAMNKYWQSFEEQEHKVQAILATLIERSAQDPVLSKQLHELKSAHLSLGTAYRAGRDAYVAAGSDPVAGDKAVQGIDRATSDQLSALVMQLRGSALHSSDEISRAADRTIFAGALIMLVAGLLVAGLSFWLLNRNLIRPISLLIEHIAKLSQGNFAERVDTSRADELGRLAVAANILRDFLADTFARLQRSTSDLDSASGELNAIATLMGQGTREQFSRTDQVATAMHEMSATAQEVARHAAEAARAADTADRSAQQGEDMMRSTIQTITHMRGEIVNTAEVIRRLEADSGRIGKVLEVIRGIADQTNLLALNAAIEAARAGDAGRGFAVVADEVRTLARRTADSTAEIHQIIDTVQTGAVDAVRAIESGRNRSDEGVEQVTEAGGMLRRITEEVEAIRDMNRQIATAAEEQTSVAEDISRNLTEITAIATTNQDNVERTEKASQNLHGLSAQLSEVTHRLAG; translated from the coding sequence ATGTTGAAAAAATCCCTACGGGCTCAGCTGCTCGCCCTGATTGGCGGCAGCCTGTTGGCCATGCTGCTGATCGCCCTCGGCAGCTTTTCGTCGCTATCCGGCGACATCTCCGCATACAAGACATTGCTCAAAGGTCCGATCGAAACCTCGCGCCTGATCGAGGAAGCCAACGTCGAGTTCAAGCTGCAGGTGCAGGAATGGAAGAACGTGCTGCTGCGCGGCAAGGCGCCGGAGGCGATGAACAAGTACTGGCAAAGCTTCGAGGAACAGGAACACAAGGTCCAAGCCATCCTGGCGACGCTCATCGAACGAAGCGCGCAGGACCCGGTGCTGTCGAAGCAACTGCACGAACTGAAGTCAGCGCACCTGAGCCTGGGCACCGCCTACCGTGCAGGGCGCGATGCTTATGTCGCTGCTGGGAGCGATCCGGTCGCCGGAGACAAGGCTGTACAGGGAATCGATCGGGCCACCAGCGATCAACTAAGCGCGCTGGTCATGCAGTTGCGCGGATCTGCCCTGCACAGCTCCGACGAGATCAGCCGCGCCGCTGACCGCACCATCTTCGCTGGCGCGCTGATCATGCTTGTCGCGGGCCTGCTGGTCGCTGGCCTCAGTTTCTGGCTGCTCAACCGGAACCTGATCAGGCCTATCAGCCTTCTGATCGAGCACATCGCCAAGCTCAGCCAGGGTAATTTTGCCGAACGGGTCGACACCTCTCGAGCCGACGAACTGGGCCGCCTCGCAGTCGCTGCCAACATCCTGCGCGACTTCCTTGCCGATACATTCGCCCGTTTGCAGCGCAGCACTTCGGACCTCGACAGCGCCAGCGGCGAATTGAACGCCATCGCGACGTTGATGGGCCAAGGCACTCGTGAGCAATTCTCGCGTACGGACCAAGTCGCCACCGCCATGCATGAAATGTCGGCCACGGCGCAAGAAGTCGCCCGACACGCCGCCGAAGCCGCACGCGCCGCCGATACTGCCGATCGCTCGGCGCAGCAGGGCGAAGACATGATGCGCTCGACCATCCAGACGATAACCCACATGCGCGGCGAAATCGTCAACACGGCCGAGGTCATACGCCGTCTGGAGGCAGACAGCGGTCGGATCGGCAAGGTGCTGGAAGTCATACGCGGCATTGCCGACCAGACCAACCTGCTGGCGCTCAACGCCGCCATCGAGGCCGCCCGAGCCGGTGATGCCGGTCGCGGATTTGCAGTCGTGGCCGATGAGGTCCGTACGCTGGCCAGGCGTACCGCCGACTCCACCGCCGAGATCCATCAGATCATCGACACGGTGCAGACCGGCGCGGTGGATGCGGTGCGGGCGATCGAGAGTGGTCGCAATCGCAGCGACGAAGGCGTCGAACAGGTGACCGAAGCAGGCGGCATGCTTCGGCGTATCACTGAAGAGGTCGAAGCGATCCGCGACATGAACCGGCAGATCGCCACCGCCGCCGAAGAGCAGACGTCGGTAGCCGAGGACATCTCGCGCAACCTGACCGAGATAACCGCCATCGCCACCACCAACCAGGACAATGTCGAGCGTACGGAGAAAGCCAGCCAGAACCTGCATGGGCTGTCAGCGCAACTCAGCGAAGTGACGCACCGCCTCGCCGGCTGA
- a CDS encoding efflux RND transporter periplasmic adaptor subunit: protein MLRRMLFMLGAVIVVVLILAALKFNSIYSQIQQFKAPKPPIAVEVDKASREPWQSRLPAIGTLTASQGIDLSVEIAGTISDVQFRSGEKVSKGQPIVLLDSEIEQASLAAAEAELHLAKVEFERARSLIDRQAISRSEFDRLNAESQKAAATVAQLKASLAKKRILAPFSGTIGIRQVDVGDFVAAGTPIATLQDLSTLFVDFYLAEQQVPLLAIGQPVRIQVAAFPDEHFDGRIVAVNPKVETTTRNVQVRAELANPGERLLPGMFADLQVILPSEEQRIVLPETAITYTLYGNSVLVVKEGQAPEPEEGSEAPPTSEPYLVVERRFVKTGERREGRVVILEGLDDGEQVVIAGQLKLDSGAHVSIADKRTLEVEPNSESDAR, encoded by the coding sequence ATGTTGCGCCGTATGCTGTTCATGCTCGGTGCGGTGATCGTCGTGGTACTGATCCTCGCTGCGCTGAAGTTCAATTCCATCTATTCGCAAATCCAGCAATTCAAGGCTCCCAAGCCACCCATTGCCGTGGAGGTCGACAAGGCCAGCCGTGAGCCCTGGCAGTCGCGGCTCCCGGCCATCGGGACGCTCACCGCGTCACAGGGTATCGATCTGTCGGTGGAAATCGCTGGCACCATCAGCGATGTGCAGTTCCGCTCGGGCGAGAAAGTGAGCAAGGGCCAGCCCATCGTTCTGCTCGACAGCGAGATCGAGCAGGCAAGCCTGGCCGCCGCCGAGGCCGAGTTGCATCTGGCCAAGGTGGAGTTCGAGCGCGCCCGCAGCCTGATCGACCGTCAAGCGATCTCGCGCAGCGAGTTCGATCGGCTCAATGCCGAGTCGCAGAAAGCCGCGGCCACGGTCGCGCAGTTGAAGGCCAGCCTCGCGAAGAAACGCATCCTCGCGCCGTTCTCGGGCACCATCGGAATCCGCCAGGTGGATGTGGGCGACTTCGTCGCAGCCGGTACCCCCATCGCCACGCTGCAGGATCTCTCCACGCTGTTCGTCGACTTCTATCTGGCCGAGCAGCAGGTACCGTTGCTGGCCATTGGGCAGCCCGTACGGATTCAGGTCGCCGCTTTTCCCGATGAGCACTTCGACGGCCGAATCGTGGCAGTGAACCCCAAGGTGGAAACCACCACCCGCAATGTCCAGGTCCGTGCTGAACTGGCCAACCCTGGCGAGCGGCTGTTGCCCGGCATGTTCGCCGATCTGCAAGTGATCCTGCCGAGCGAGGAGCAGCGTATCGTGCTGCCGGAAACGGCCATCACCTACACCCTGTACGGCAACTCGGTGCTGGTGGTGAAGGAAGGCCAGGCACCCGAACCCGAGGAAGGCAGCGAAGCGCCCCCAACCAGCGAACCTTACCTGGTGGTGGAGCGGCGTTTCGTGAAGACCGGCGAGCGACGCGAGGGCCGCGTGGTGATCCTCGAGGGGCTCGACGATGGCGAACAGGTCGTCATCGCCGGCCAGCTCAAGCTGGACAGCGGCGCCCACGTTTCCATTGCCGATAAGCGCACGCTCGAAGTCGAGCCAAACAGCGAGTCCGATGCCCGCTGA